The following coding sequences are from one Paraburkholderia caballeronis window:
- a CDS encoding porin — MKRVFLALTAVSLAPVAAHAQSSVTLYGVLTGNVTYLNNAQTAATTPGGRPRGGTQVAVLDGGTSGPSASRWGLKGIEDLGGGLKAIFNVEGGFSINNGAIGQGGTLFGRQAWVGLSANRYGTVTLGRQSDLAVDYVSPLLYAWYFGNMAIHPSDYDNLNFTHRINNAVKYASDSFGGFRFGALYSFGGVAGNVSQNQYWSTGVSYTGGSFALAASIINARNPNTSLYGTNANASATGNNLGSQGSATSPETSPSIAGFASARTQQTVSVASTYTLGSAIFGAVWSNTQFRNLGYTASLNPLNYSGNASFNTVGVSVRYQVTPFLRVGTSFDYTDGGNVSGKGSAKYGQLNVGAGYSLSKATELYLSAAYQHASGVDSWGRPAVADIGYLTPSATSKQVALSLGVKHLF; from the coding sequence ATGAAAAGAGTCTTTCTCGCACTGACCGCCGTTTCGCTCGCCCCTGTCGCCGCCCACGCGCAAAGCAGCGTGACGCTGTACGGCGTGCTCACCGGCAACGTCACCTACCTGAACAACGCGCAGACCGCCGCGACGACGCCCGGCGGCCGCCCGCGCGGCGGCACCCAGGTCGCGGTGCTCGACGGCGGCACGTCCGGCCCGAGCGCGAGCCGCTGGGGATTGAAGGGCATCGAGGATCTGGGCGGCGGGCTGAAGGCGATCTTCAACGTCGAGGGCGGTTTCAGCATCAACAACGGCGCGATCGGCCAGGGCGGCACGCTGTTCGGCCGCCAGGCGTGGGTCGGGTTGAGCGCGAACCGCTACGGCACGGTCACGCTCGGCCGCCAGAGCGACCTCGCGGTCGATTACGTGTCGCCGCTGCTGTACGCGTGGTACTTCGGCAACATGGCGATCCACCCGTCCGACTACGACAACCTGAACTTCACGCACCGGATCAACAACGCGGTCAAGTACGCGTCCGATTCGTTCGGCGGCTTCCGTTTCGGCGCGTTGTACAGCTTCGGCGGCGTCGCGGGCAACGTATCGCAGAACCAGTACTGGTCGACCGGCGTCAGCTATACCGGCGGCAGCTTCGCGCTCGCCGCGTCGATCATCAACGCGCGCAATCCGAACACCTCGCTGTACGGCACCAACGCGAACGCGAGCGCGACCGGCAACAATCTCGGCTCGCAAGGCTCCGCGACGTCGCCGGAAACGAGTCCTTCGATCGCCGGCTTCGCGTCCGCGCGCACGCAGCAGACCGTCTCGGTCGCGAGCACGTACACGCTCGGCTCCGCGATCTTCGGCGCGGTATGGTCGAATACGCAGTTCCGCAACCTCGGCTACACGGCTTCGCTGAATCCGCTGAACTATTCGGGCAACGCGTCGTTCAACACGGTCGGCGTGAGCGTCCGTTATCAGGTGACGCCGTTCCTGCGCGTCGGCACGTCGTTCGACTACACGGACGGCGGCAACGTCAGCGGCAAGGGCAGCGCGAAATACGGGCAGTTGAACGTCGGCGCGGGTTATTCGCTGTCGAAGGCGACCGAGCTTTATCTGAGCGCCGCCTACCAGCACGCGAGCGGCGTCGATTCATGGGGACGCCCGGCCGTCGCGGACATCGGTTATCTGACGCCGTCCGCGACGTCGAAGCAGGTCGCGCTGTCGCTCGGCGTGAAGCATCTGTTCTGA
- a CDS encoding iron-containing alcohol dehydrogenase, with amino-acid sequence MALINYITQIQFGYDSLDLLPQECGRIGIRRPLVVTDKGIRAAGIVDRVLAKLANAGFANDTSVYDGTPPNPNERAVRAAVELYRAGGHDGIVAVGGGSSIDLAKGVAVCATHDGPLKSFAAIEGGVARVTSATAPVIAVPTTAGTGSEVGRGAILILDDGRKVGILSPYVVPKVAICDPGLTLDLPAMLTAATGMDAIAHCIETFLAPAFNPPADGIALDGLRRAWAHIERATREPHDREARLNMMSASMQGALAFQKGLGCVHSLSHSLGGINPRLHHGTLNAIFLPAVVRFNAGADGVVAERKLERLAQSMGLAGSESVADAIARMSGKLGLPRGLAELGVGEDLFPAIVKGALADHSHKTNPREASADDYLHMLRQSV; translated from the coding sequence ATGGCGCTCATCAACTACATCACGCAGATCCAGTTCGGCTACGACTCGCTCGACCTGTTGCCGCAGGAGTGCGGGCGCATCGGCATTCGCCGTCCGCTCGTCGTGACCGACAAGGGCATTCGCGCGGCCGGCATCGTGGACCGCGTGCTGGCGAAGCTCGCGAACGCGGGCTTTGCGAACGATACGAGCGTGTACGACGGCACGCCGCCGAACCCGAACGAACGCGCGGTGCGCGCGGCCGTCGAGTTGTACCGCGCGGGCGGCCATGACGGGATCGTCGCGGTCGGCGGCGGGTCGTCGATCGACCTGGCGAAAGGCGTCGCCGTGTGCGCGACGCACGACGGCCCGCTAAAGTCGTTCGCGGCGATCGAGGGCGGCGTCGCGCGGGTCACGTCCGCGACCGCGCCGGTGATCGCGGTCCCGACCACGGCCGGCACCGGCAGCGAAGTGGGGCGCGGCGCGATCCTGATTCTCGACGACGGCCGCAAGGTCGGCATCCTGTCGCCCTATGTCGTGCCGAAGGTCGCGATCTGCGATCCGGGCCTCACGCTCGATCTGCCCGCGATGCTGACCGCCGCGACCGGCATGGACGCGATCGCGCATTGCATCGAGACGTTCCTCGCGCCCGCGTTCAATCCGCCCGCCGACGGCATCGCGCTCGACGGTTTGCGCCGCGCATGGGCGCACATCGAGCGCGCGACGCGCGAGCCGCACGACCGCGAGGCGCGGCTCAACATGATGAGCGCGTCGATGCAGGGCGCGCTCGCCTTCCAGAAGGGACTCGGCTGCGTGCACAGCCTCAGCCATTCGCTCGGCGGCATCAATCCGCGGCTGCATCACGGCACGCTGAACGCGATCTTCCTGCCGGCGGTCGTGCGCTTCAACGCGGGCGCGGACGGCGTCGTCGCCGAACGCAAGCTCGAACGGCTCGCGCAGAGCATGGGGCTGGCCGGGTCGGAAAGCGTCGCGGATGCGATCGCGCGGATGAGCGGCAAGCTCGGACTGCCGCGCGGGCTGGCCGAACTCGGCGTCGGCGAGGACCTGTTCCCGGCGATCGTGAAGGGCGCGCTCGCGGATCACAGCCACAAGACGAATCCGCGCGAAGCGAGCGCGGACGACTATCTGCACATGCTGCGGCAGTCGGTTTGA
- a CDS encoding IclR family transcriptional regulator, giving the protein MPKLSPAGADPKVVAGTAAFSKFMTVLQRISDADAPLNVAALAAATGFPRPTVYRIVAALAAEGLIADGVDEGTYMLGPRLISLASRSWERSSLRVASAEVLAQLRDATRETVHLAVPSAQGMVYIDKLESPQTVRMASRIGTRVTLYSSSVGKAYLAALPADVCDSLIEQIEFARFTPNTITSRAKLRKEIRATAERGYSLDDEENELQIFCCGAAILDADGAPVGCVSISMPLYRHSEAATQANASRLLDACRAISAKLGRQR; this is encoded by the coding sequence ATGCCTAAACTCAGCCCGGCCGGCGCCGACCCGAAAGTGGTGGCCGGCACCGCCGCCTTCTCGAAGTTCATGACCGTGCTGCAACGGATCTCGGACGCGGACGCGCCGCTGAACGTCGCCGCGCTCGCGGCGGCGACCGGTTTTCCGCGCCCGACCGTCTACCGGATCGTCGCGGCGCTGGCTGCCGAAGGGCTGATCGCGGACGGCGTGGACGAAGGCACGTACATGCTCGGGCCGCGCCTCATCAGCCTCGCGAGCCGCAGCTGGGAGCGGTCGAGCCTGCGCGTCGCGTCGGCGGAGGTGCTCGCGCAACTGCGCGACGCGACGCGCGAGACCGTGCATCTGGCGGTGCCGAGCGCGCAGGGCATGGTGTACATCGACAAGCTGGAGAGCCCGCAGACGGTGCGAATGGCGTCGCGGATCGGCACGCGCGTGACGCTCTATTCGAGTTCGGTCGGCAAGGCGTATCTGGCCGCGCTGCCGGCGGACGTCTGCGACAGCCTGATCGAACAGATCGAGTTCGCGCGCTTCACGCCGAACACGATCACGTCGCGCGCGAAGCTGCGCAAGGAGATCAGGGCGACGGCCGAGCGCGGCTACTCGCTCGACGACGAAGAAAACGAATTGCAGATTTTCTGCTGCGGCGCGGCGATTCTCGATGCGGACGGCGCGCCGGTCGGCTGCGTCAGCATCAGCATGCCGCTGTACCGGCACAGCGAAGCGGCGACCCAGGCGAACGCGAGCCGCCTGCTCGACGCGTGCCGCGCGATTTCGGCGAAGCTCGGGCGTCAGCGGTAG
- a CDS encoding SDR family NAD(P)-dependent oxidoreductase — translation MTFQKDVLAGKVALVTGGFSGIGAKIAAQLDALGADVTAAGILPPAGVDPELPASVRQRELDVASQQDVDAALASFARLDIVVNCAGVIRRVEEFELDVFEHVLNVNLTGTMRVCSAARARLRESNGCIVNTASMLSFFGGGLVPAYSASKGGVAQLTKSLAIAYAADGIRVNAVAPGWIATPLTDALQHDDDRSRAITERTPLRRWGRPEEVAQVVAFLCTPAASFMTATVVPVDGGYLAA, via the coding sequence ATGACTTTCCAGAAGGACGTACTCGCGGGCAAGGTCGCGCTCGTGACCGGCGGCTTCTCCGGCATCGGCGCGAAGATCGCCGCGCAGCTCGACGCGCTCGGCGCGGACGTCACCGCGGCGGGCATCCTGCCGCCGGCCGGCGTCGATCCCGAACTGCCGGCCTCGGTGCGGCAGCGCGAACTCGACGTGGCGTCGCAACAGGACGTCGACGCGGCGCTGGCGTCGTTCGCGCGGCTCGACATCGTCGTGAACTGCGCGGGCGTGATCCGCCGCGTCGAGGAGTTCGAACTCGACGTGTTCGAACACGTGCTGAACGTGAACCTGACCGGCACGATGCGCGTGTGCTCGGCGGCGCGCGCGCGGCTGCGCGAGTCGAACGGCTGCATCGTGAACACCGCGTCGATGCTGTCGTTCTTCGGCGGCGGCCTCGTGCCCGCGTACAGCGCGAGCAAGGGCGGCGTGGCGCAACTGACGAAGTCGCTTGCGATCGCGTATGCGGCGGACGGCATCCGCGTGAACGCGGTCGCGCCCGGCTGGATCGCGACGCCGCTGACCGATGCGTTGCAGCACGACGACGACCGTTCGCGCGCGATCACCGAGCGCACGCCGCTGCGCCGCTGGGGCCGTCCCGAGGAGGTCGCGCAGGTCGTCGCGTTCCTGTGCACGCCGGCCGCGTCGTTCATGACCGCGACGGTCGTGCCGGTGGACGGAGGTTATCTGGCGGCGTGA
- a CDS encoding MFS transporter — MAERSRRLKRTQVLAIAFLTVAGTINYLDRSTLSIANHSVSQELGLSASQMGLLLSAFSLAYAFAQLPVGALLDRFGSRVMLGLGMFLWSVAQLAGGFIQTLNHFLYARVLLGICEAPLFPAGAKVVNEWFAAKDRGGPTGIFVTSSTLGPMLAPPLLTVLLLAFGWRQMFVVMGVLGIAVAIGWYLLYRNRAEVALTHDEVAYLDQGDSSGEKQGAPALGEWLGLFRHVNTWGMIFGFMGVIYMVWLYLTWLPAYLEHERHLSIARTGWVVAIPYVFGTLGMATSGYFADYLLRRGSAPIRSRKWPICIGLIGAAVFTVPAAYTPSTTLAVVYISLAMFFVNHASGGAWALVSVAAPRRLVASLGSMQNFGGYLGGSLAPVITGVVVDQTHSFVNALLISAGIAFAAAMVYLFVVREVHEREPVVVPA, encoded by the coding sequence ATGGCGGAGAGAAGCAGGCGCCTCAAGCGCACGCAGGTGTTGGCGATCGCGTTTTTGACCGTCGCCGGCACGATCAATTATCTGGACCGCAGCACGCTGTCGATCGCGAATCATTCGGTTAGCCAGGAACTCGGGCTGTCCGCTTCGCAGATGGGGCTGCTGCTGTCCGCGTTCTCGCTCGCGTATGCGTTTGCGCAGCTGCCGGTCGGCGCATTGCTCGACCGCTTCGGCTCGCGCGTGATGCTCGGCCTCGGGATGTTCCTGTGGTCGGTCGCGCAGCTCGCGGGCGGCTTCATTCAGACGCTGAACCACTTCCTGTATGCGCGCGTGCTGCTCGGCATCTGCGAGGCGCCGCTTTTCCCGGCCGGCGCGAAGGTCGTCAACGAATGGTTCGCCGCGAAGGATCGCGGCGGCCCGACCGGCATCTTCGTCACGTCGAGCACGCTCGGCCCGATGCTCGCGCCGCCGCTGTTGACGGTGCTGCTGCTCGCGTTCGGCTGGCGGCAGATGTTCGTCGTGATGGGCGTGCTCGGCATCGCGGTCGCGATCGGCTGGTATCTGCTGTATCGCAACCGCGCCGAAGTCGCGCTCACGCACGACGAAGTCGCGTATCTCGACCAGGGCGATTCGAGCGGAGAAAAACAGGGCGCGCCGGCGCTCGGCGAATGGCTCGGCCTGTTCCGTCACGTGAACACGTGGGGGATGATCTTCGGCTTCATGGGCGTGATCTACATGGTGTGGCTGTACCTGACGTGGCTGCCCGCGTATCTCGAACACGAGCGGCATCTGAGCATCGCGCGCACCGGCTGGGTGGTCGCGATTCCGTATGTGTTCGGCACGCTCGGGATGGCGACCAGCGGTTATTTCGCGGACTACCTGCTGCGCCGCGGCAGCGCGCCGATCCGCAGCCGCAAGTGGCCGATCTGCATCGGCCTGATCGGCGCGGCGGTGTTCACGGTGCCGGCCGCGTACACGCCGAGCACGACGCTCGCGGTCGTCTACATCTCGCTCGCGATGTTCTTCGTGAACCACGCGAGCGGCGGCGCATGGGCGCTCGTCAGCGTGGCCGCGCCGCGCCGGCTGGTCGCGTCGCTCGGCAGCATGCAGAACTTCGGCGGTTATCTCGGCGGCTCGCTCGCGCCGGTCATCACCGGCGTCGTCGTCGATCAGACGCACTCGTTCGTGAACGCGCTGCTGATCAGCGCGGGCATCGCGTTCGCGGCCGCGATGGTCTATCTGTTCGTCGTGCGCGAAGTGCACGAGCGCGAGCCGGTCGTCGTGCCCGCGTGA
- a CDS encoding SDR family NAD(P)-dependent oxidoreductase translates to MSAATRGTPRYDFTGCVAVVTGGAQGIGAAIVRAFGDAGATTVSWDLSATDEAGHGYRVDVSDPATVERATAATLERHGRIDVLVNNAGYAGPTGPLEQSDPQTWARVIDVNLLGVYHVCRAVAPAMRAAGYGRIVNLASLAGKEGTPNASAYSAAKAGVIALTKSLGKELAQSGVLVNAIAPAAVETPLLQQMSAAHVQTMIDKSPLARLGTVDEVASLALWLGSAACTFNTGAVFDLSGGRATY, encoded by the coding sequence ATGAGCGCGGCAACGCGCGGCACGCCGCGCTACGACTTCACGGGCTGCGTCGCGGTCGTCACCGGCGGCGCGCAGGGCATCGGCGCGGCGATCGTCCGCGCGTTCGGCGACGCGGGCGCAACGACGGTCAGCTGGGATCTCTCCGCAACCGACGAAGCGGGCCACGGTTATCGCGTGGACGTGTCCGACCCGGCGACGGTGGAGCGCGCGACGGCCGCGACCCTCGAACGCCACGGCCGCATCGACGTGCTCGTGAACAACGCCGGTTACGCGGGGCCGACCGGCCCGCTCGAACAGTCCGACCCGCAGACGTGGGCGCGCGTGATCGACGTGAACCTGCTCGGCGTCTACCACGTGTGCCGCGCAGTCGCGCCCGCGATGCGCGCGGCCGGCTACGGGCGCATCGTCAACCTCGCGTCGCTCGCCGGCAAGGAGGGCACGCCGAACGCGTCCGCGTACAGCGCGGCGAAGGCGGGCGTGATCGCGCTGACGAAGTCGCTCGGCAAGGAACTCGCGCAGTCCGGCGTGCTCGTGAACGCGATCGCGCCGGCGGCCGTCGAGACGCCGCTGTTGCAGCAGATGTCCGCCGCGCACGTGCAGACGATGATCGACAAAAGCCCGCTCGCGCGGCTCGGCACCGTGGACGAAGTGGCGTCACTGGCGCTGTGGCTCGGCTCTGCGGCCTGCACGTTCAACACCGGCGCGGTGTTCGACCTGTCCGGAGGCCGCGCCACCTACTGA
- a CDS encoding 2,4'-dihydroxyacetophenone dioxygenase family protein, with protein MPYQLPFPAEAQKEIVVPSAIPDDERVWVPQAENVWFRPLCLNASQGYWMNLLRVRRAGVLSRHRHPQSVHGMVLKGRWRYLEHDWVATEGSYVYEPPGETHTLYVPEDVEEMITYFQVNGVMYYCDPYGNHTGYEDVFTKIDMCRKHYASNGLGAGYVDQFIR; from the coding sequence ATGCCGTATCAACTGCCGTTCCCGGCGGAGGCGCAGAAGGAGATCGTCGTGCCGTCCGCGATTCCGGACGACGAGCGCGTATGGGTGCCGCAGGCGGAGAACGTGTGGTTCCGGCCGCTGTGCCTGAACGCGTCGCAGGGCTACTGGATGAACCTGCTGCGGGTGCGCCGCGCGGGCGTGCTGAGCCGGCACCGGCATCCGCAGTCGGTGCACGGCATGGTGCTGAAGGGCCGCTGGCGCTATCTCGAACACGACTGGGTCGCGACCGAGGGCAGCTACGTGTACGAGCCGCCCGGCGAAACGCACACGCTGTACGTGCCGGAAGACGTCGAGGAGATGATCACGTACTTCCAGGTGAACGGCGTGATGTATTACTGCGATCCGTACGGCAATCACACCGGCTACGAGGACGTGTTCACGAAGATCGACATGTGCCGCAAACACTACGCGTCGAACGGCCTCGGCGCGGGTTACGTCGACCAGTTCATCCGATGA
- a CDS encoding alcohol dehydrogenase catalytic domain-containing protein, with product MTNDDSTRMTAVVCHAPKDYRVEQVTRPRAGPREMVIRIAACGICASDCKCYSGAKMFWGGPSPWVKAPVIPGHEFFGYVDELGEGAAEHFGVEVGERVIAEQIVPCGKCRYCRSGQYWMCEVHNIFGFQREVADGGMADYMRIPPTAIVHRIPDGISLEDAAIIEPLACAIHTVNRGDVQLDDVVVIAGAGPLGLMMTQVAHLKTPKRLVVIDLLDERLELAREYGADVTINPKRDDALEFVRSLTNGYGCDVYIETTGAAAGVGQGLQLIRKLGRFVEFSVFGEDATVDWSIIGDRKELDVRGAHLGPYCYPVAIDLLARGLVTSKGIVTHGFTLDEWDEAIKIANSPASIKVLMKPR from the coding sequence ATGACGAACGACGATTCGACCCGGATGACGGCGGTGGTCTGCCATGCGCCGAAAGACTATCGCGTCGAGCAGGTGACGCGGCCGCGCGCGGGTCCGCGCGAGATGGTGATCCGCATCGCCGCCTGCGGAATCTGCGCGAGCGACTGCAAGTGCTACTCGGGCGCGAAGATGTTCTGGGGCGGCCCGAGCCCGTGGGTGAAGGCGCCGGTGATTCCGGGCCACGAATTCTTCGGCTATGTCGACGAACTCGGCGAAGGCGCGGCGGAACATTTCGGCGTGGAGGTCGGCGAACGCGTGATCGCGGAGCAGATCGTGCCGTGCGGCAAATGCCGCTATTGCCGCTCGGGCCAGTACTGGATGTGCGAGGTGCACAACATCTTCGGCTTCCAGCGCGAGGTCGCGGACGGCGGGATGGCCGACTACATGCGGATTCCGCCGACCGCGATCGTGCACCGGATACCGGACGGCATCTCGCTCGAAGACGCCGCGATCATCGAGCCGCTCGCGTGCGCGATCCATACCGTGAATCGCGGCGACGTGCAACTGGACGACGTGGTCGTGATCGCGGGCGCGGGGCCGCTCGGGCTGATGATGACGCAGGTCGCCCATCTGAAGACGCCGAAGCGACTCGTCGTGATCGACCTGCTCGACGAACGGCTCGAACTCGCGCGCGAATACGGCGCGGACGTGACGATCAACCCGAAGCGCGACGATGCACTCGAATTCGTTCGCTCGCTGACGAACGGCTACGGTTGCGACGTGTATATCGAAACGACCGGCGCGGCGGCGGGCGTGGGCCAGGGGCTGCAACTGATCCGCAAGCTCGGCCGCTTCGTCGAGTTCAGCGTGTTCGGCGAGGACGCGACGGTGGACTGGTCGATCATCGGCGACCGCAAGGAACTCGACGTGCGCGGCGCGCATCTCGGGCCGTACTGTTATCCGGTCGCGATCGATCTGCTCGCGCGCGGCCTCGTCACGTCGAAGGGGATCGTCACGCACGGCTTCACGCTGGACGAATGGGACGAGGCGATCAAGATCGCGAACTCGCCCGCGTCGATCAAGGTGCTGATGAAGCCGCGCTGA
- a CDS encoding SIS domain-containing protein: MTSLDGDLQTLAERALDDVRAVLGRLPNDALDPAIDALASAARIVCYGVGREGLMMRAFAMRLYHLGLDAHVVGDMAAPPVGNGDLLAASAGPGGFSTVDALLRVARDAGARTLLFTAQPGGSAAALADVVCVLPAQTMADDRRASASLLPMGSVYEGAQFFIHELLVLKLRERLRVSPDAMRARHTNLE; encoded by the coding sequence GTGACTTCTCTCGACGGCGATCTTCAAACGCTGGCCGAACGCGCGCTCGACGACGTGCGCGCGGTGCTCGGCCGTCTCCCGAACGATGCACTCGATCCCGCAATCGACGCGCTGGCGTCCGCCGCGCGCATCGTCTGTTACGGCGTGGGCCGCGAAGGGCTGATGATGCGCGCGTTCGCGATGCGGCTCTATCACCTCGGACTCGATGCGCATGTGGTCGGCGACATGGCCGCGCCGCCGGTCGGCAACGGCGACCTGCTGGCCGCGAGCGCGGGGCCGGGCGGATTCTCGACCGTCGATGCGCTGCTGCGCGTCGCGCGCGATGCGGGCGCGCGCACGCTGCTGTTCACCGCGCAGCCCGGCGGCAGCGCGGCCGCGCTGGCCGATGTCGTCTGCGTGCTGCCCGCGCAGACGATGGCCGACGACCGGCGCGCGTCCGCGTCGCTGCTGCCGATGGGCAGCGTGTACGAGGGCGCGCAATTCTTCATCCATGAACTGCTGGTGCTGAAGCTGCGCGAGCGGCTTCGCGTGTCGCCGGACGCGATGCGCGCGCGCCATACGAATCTGGAATGA
- a CDS encoding ABC transporter ATP-binding protein — MSAVELSQIRKSYAGAEVLKGVDIAVRDREFMVFVGPSGCGKSTLLRTVAGLERSDSGRVLIGGEDVTDIEPSQRGVAMVFQSYALYPHMSVYENIAFGLRMMKLPEARIKERVHAAAQILQIEALLERKPRALSGGQRQRVAIGRSIVREPKVFLFDEPLSNLDAALRVQMRLELIKLHRQLNATMIYVTHDQVEAMTMADRIVVLNHGRVEQIGSPLELYRAPCNRFVAGFIGSPKMNFIDVPVQRADETGVTIGLPGGGALTLPFDTAGVAPGDTVTLGVRPEHLTEPGQGPADARLAAEVSVVEHLGSETLLHARIANDVTVQAKGSGESPAALGDRIELGLNVRHLHLFGKDGGALARRGATVAGDRVAA; from the coding sequence ATGAGTGCAGTCGAGCTGAGCCAGATCCGCAAGTCCTACGCGGGCGCCGAAGTGCTGAAGGGCGTGGACATCGCGGTGCGCGATCGCGAGTTCATGGTGTTCGTCGGGCCGTCCGGCTGCGGCAAGTCCACGCTGCTGCGCACGGTCGCCGGGCTCGAACGCAGCGATTCGGGCCGCGTGCTGATCGGCGGCGAGGACGTGACGGACATCGAGCCGTCGCAGCGCGGCGTCGCGATGGTGTTCCAGTCGTATGCGCTGTATCCGCACATGTCCGTGTATGAAAACATCGCGTTCGGGCTGCGGATGATGAAGCTGCCCGAAGCGCGGATCAAGGAGCGCGTGCATGCGGCCGCGCAGATCCTGCAGATCGAGGCGCTGCTCGAACGCAAGCCGCGCGCGCTGTCCGGCGGGCAGCGGCAGCGCGTCGCGATCGGCCGCTCGATCGTGCGCGAGCCGAAGGTGTTCCTGTTCGACGAGCCGCTGTCGAATCTCGATGCCGCGCTGCGCGTGCAGATGCGGCTCGAACTCATCAAGCTGCATCGCCAGTTGAACGCGACGATGATCTACGTGACGCACGACCAGGTCGAGGCGATGACGATGGCGGACCGCATCGTCGTGCTGAACCATGGGCGGGTCGAGCAGATCGGCTCGCCGCTCGAACTGTATCGCGCGCCTTGCAACCGCTTCGTCGCCGGCTTCATCGGCTCGCCGAAGATGAACTTCATCGACGTGCCGGTGCAGCGCGCGGACGAAACGGGCGTGACGATCGGGCTGCCGGGCGGCGGCGCGCTGACGCTGCCGTTCGATACGGCCGGCGTCGCGCCCGGCGACACGGTGACGCTCGGCGTGCGCCCCGAGCATCTGACCGAGCCGGGGCAGGGGCCGGCGGACGCGCGGCTCGCCGCCGAGGTGTCGGTGGTCGAGCATCTCGGCAGCGAAACCCTACTGCATGCGCGAATCGCGAACGACGTGACGGTGCAGGCGAAGGGCTCCGGCGAGTCGCCGGCCGCGCTTGGCGACCGCATCGAACTGGGGCTGAACGTGCGGCACCTGCATCTGTTCGGCAAGGACGGCGGCGCGCTCGCGCGACGCGGCGCGACGGTGGCCGGCGATCGCGTCGCGGCGTGA
- a CDS encoding ABC transporter substrate-binding protein produces the protein MKNRYRQAAVALFGATVSLVAASNAAAWTLKEAAAPYSGTTISAIFLDRPGYKAAESLIPQFEKETGIKVKWDVIPYENTRERQVLNFVSGGDQDIALVDVVWLGEFASNKWIVPIKTFTDNPKLADPKLNLPGFFPILLNAFGTWNNTIYGLPFDNYSGLMFYNQCMLKSAGFNGPPKTWDELLNVYAPKLTNASKNQFAFALQSRRGETQSADSFMRMLWPFGGSLLDAKFRSNLLSQQSQAGLEFRQKLMKYMPPGIVDFDHAESVNALAQGQVAMITEWSAFYPTLTDPSKSKLGNCLGVATEPSGPAGLKPALGGFSLAVNAKAPKKKQEAAWLFIQWITSEEMARPYLEAGGVSARTAVYQDKAVQDKFAFVKPMVTSWQGGVPDFRPRFPEWPAISEIIGEWGTKMMLGQVSVHDGSVEIGKRMEVILQKAGYYDGKKPLLK, from the coding sequence ATGAAGAATCGCTACAGGCAGGCCGCCGTTGCGTTGTTCGGCGCAACGGTTTCGCTGGTCGCCGCGTCGAACGCAGCAGCGTGGACGTTGAAGGAGGCCGCCGCGCCGTACTCCGGCACCACCATTTCCGCGATCTTTCTCGACCGCCCCGGCTACAAGGCCGCGGAAAGCCTGATCCCGCAGTTCGAGAAGGAAACCGGCATCAAGGTGAAGTGGGACGTGATTCCGTACGAGAACACGCGCGAGCGCCAGGTGCTGAACTTCGTCAGCGGCGGCGATCAGGACATCGCGCTCGTCGACGTCGTGTGGCTCGGCGAGTTCGCGAGCAACAAGTGGATCGTGCCGATCAAGACGTTCACCGACAACCCGAAACTCGCGGACCCGAAGCTGAACCTGCCCGGCTTCTTCCCGATCCTGCTGAACGCGTTCGGCACCTGGAACAACACGATCTACGGGCTGCCGTTCGACAACTACTCGGGGCTGATGTTCTACAACCAGTGCATGCTGAAGAGCGCGGGTTTCAACGGGCCGCCGAAAACGTGGGACGAACTGCTGAACGTGTACGCGCCGAAGCTGACGAACGCGTCGAAGAACCAGTTTGCGTTCGCGTTGCAGTCGCGGCGCGGCGAAACGCAGTCGGCGGACAGCTTCATGCGGATGCTGTGGCCGTTCGGCGGCTCGCTGCTCGACGCGAAGTTCCGTTCGAACCTGCTGTCGCAGCAATCGCAGGCAGGCCTCGAATTCCGGCAGAAGCTGATGAAGTACATGCCGCCCGGCATCGTCGATTTCGACCATGCGGAGTCGGTGAACGCGCTCGCGCAGGGCCAGGTCGCGATGATTACCGAATGGTCCGCGTTTTATCCGACGCTGACCGATCCGTCGAAGTCGAAGCTCGGCAACTGCCTCGGCGTCGCGACCGAGCCGAGCGGCCCGGCCGGGCTGAAGCCGGCGCTCGGCGGCTTCTCGCTCGCGGTGAACGCGAAAGCGCCGAAGAAAAAGCAGGAAGCCGCGTGGCTGTTCATCCAGTGGATCACGTCGGAGGAAATGGCGCGGCCCTATCTGGAAGCGGGCGGCGTCAGCGCGCGGACGGCCGTGTACCAGGACAAGGCGGTGCAGGACAAGTTCGCGTTCGTGAAGCCGATGGTCACGTCGTGGCAAGGCGGCGTGCCGGACTTCCGGCCGCGTTTCCCCGAATGGCCGGCGATCTCCGAGATCATCGGCGAGTGGGGAACGAAGATGATGCTGGGCCAGGTGTCCGTGCATGACGGCTCGGTGGAGATCGGCAAGCGGATGGAGGTGATCCTGCAGAAAGCCGGCTATTACGACGGCAAGAAGCCGCTGTTGAAGTAG